Proteins from one bacterium genomic window:
- a CDS encoding aspartate--tRNA ligase yields EAYTVQGHSEVLPFQVAEDDNAPEAMRLQQRFLELRREKLHDNIVKRCEIIRSIRDIMHDLGFREYHTPILTSSSPEGARDFLVPSRRHPGKFYALPQAPQQFKQLIMISGFDRYFQIAPCFRDEDARADRSPGEFYQIDIEMSFVEQKRMKR; encoded by the coding sequence GAAGCATACACCGTGCAGGGCCATTCGGAGGTTCTTCCGTTTCAAGTAGCGGAAGATGATAATGCGCCAGAGGCTATGCGTCTTCAGCAGCGTTTCCTTGAGTTGCGACGAGAGAAGCTTCACGACAATATTGTTAAGAGGTGTGAGATTATTCGAAGCATCAGGGACATCATGCATGATCTCGGATTCCGAGAATACCACACCCCGATTCTTACGAGTAGCTCTCCTGAGGGAGCACGTGACTTCCTCGTGCCTTCACGACGGCATCCGGGGAAGTTCTATGCGCTTCCGCAAGCTCCGCAACAGTTCAAACAGTTAATTATGATATCTGGGTTTGATCGGTATTTTCAGATTGCACCGTGTTTTCGGGATGAGGATGCTCGGGCTGATCGTTCGCCTGGGGAGTTCTATCAGATAGACATTGAGATGTCTTTTGTGGAGCAGAAGCGAATGAAGCGTTGA